One segment of Ipomoea triloba cultivar NCNSP0323 chromosome 12, ASM357664v1 DNA contains the following:
- the LOC116000532 gene encoding CTD nuclear envelope phosphatase 1-like encodes MAELPAAQASEVYAPKTLQVWRTLLNWLAFFFQIFVQIIRGTPSLTQLFSSLSPPSPQFKPLPVVELPESQAAPPSAAAQIGAGTVDELRLPRLTVVLDLDETLVCAYETSSLPPVIRTQATEAGLDWFELECISSEKDCDGKPKINYVTVFERPGLHQFLKQLSEFADLVLFTAGLEGYARPLVDKIDTENRFILRLYRPSTTRTEYREHVKDLCSISKDLCRIVIVDNNPFSFLLQPLNGIPCIPFSPGQPHDHQLLEVILPLLNHLSQQKDVRPALYERFHMPEWFKKQGIPDSGLMNAAG; translated from the exons ATGGCGGAGCTGCCGGCGGCGCAGGCATCGGAAGTATACGCCCCGAAGACGCTGCAAGTGTGGCGCACGCTCCTCAACTGGCTCGCCTTCTTCTTCCAGATCTTCGTTCAGATCATCAGAGGCACGCCGTCTTTGACTCAGCTCTTCTCCTCCCTCTCCCCTCCTTCTCCGCAATTCAAGCCTCTCCCGGTCGTCGAGCTCCCGGAGTCTCAGGCGGCGCCGCCCTCCGCCGCCGCGCAAATCGGCGCTGGAACCGTCGACGAGCTTCGTCTGCCTAGACTTACG GTTGTTCTGGACTTGGATGAGACTTTGGTTTGTGCTTATGAGACATCGAGCTTGCCACCTGTAATACGCACTCAGGCAACTGAGGCTGGGCTGGATTGGTTTGAGCTAGAATGCATATCTTCAGAGAAG GATTGTGATGGCAAACCTAAGATCAACTATGTGACTGTGTTTGAACGGCCTGGGCTGCACCAATTTCTAAAACAACTTAGCGAGTTTGCTGACCTTGTGTTGTTTACTGCAGGGCTTGAAG GCTATGCGAGGCCGCTTGTTGACAAAATCGATACTGAAAATCGATTCATTCTTAGACTTTACAGGCCTTCTACAACCAGGAC GGAATACCGAGAGCATGTGAAGGATCTATGTAGCATATCGAAGGATTTATGCAGAATTGTTATTGTTGATAACAACCCCTTTAGTTTCTTGCTGCAACCACTAAATGGGATTCCATGCATTCCATTCTCTCCCGGGCAACCGCATGACCATCAG CTCCTGGAAGTCATACTTCCTCTTCTGAACCACCTCTCTCAACAGAAGGATGTTAGACCGGCGCTCTACGAAAGGTTTCATATGCCTGAATGGTTTAAGAAACAAGGAATCCCAGATTCTGGGCTGATGAATGCCGCAGGATGA